The stretch of DNA GTTTGCATATTAATAAAGCATCTGAAAAGTGAACGAGCAATCAGATCTCAGGAACCCATGGCAGACGTCCAATGGGACATAGCTGGTAACGCGTGCCAGGAACGTAGAACACGTCATCAATGGAAAGTCATCGCGGCAACACGACGCCAGCAGCAAATAAAGTTTATGAAAAATGGTAGCCCCTCTCTCAAAACACCATTTCACAAACCGAGAATGCGCAATGTGCCTTCCCAGACAGGAGGTTATTACCCTTAAACAGTCTACCGAGAAGGAATGGAAAATGTCGGGATCAAAGAACGGTCCAGCAGCTTCAAATGTTTAAACCTAATGGCTAAGCAAGAAAAGGAGAAGCTTTGGTGCTCAAATAACTATTTGTTGTTCTCTAAGTCATTTACCTATAAGAGTCAAATCACAATATATGAATTTAAGGgggaaaaggtaaaaaaaaaatatttttgttgggAATTAAAAACTGGCTGCAATCAGCATTACGTTAATTGCCCATCACTATCAAAATATTGATATCtattatcatattttatttatacagcgcttcttacagttcataagtaaagagggccctggtcACGAGCTTATACgatgattatgatgatgatgatgatgatgggagaCTAAGAAGTggtttattttacctttttgctGCATCTGGAGACTTGGCAACGATTACGGCATTTCTGTAATCCTGGATCTGAAAGTAAAAAACGGCAGGCGTCTCAACAAATGACCTCTTTCGCCACCAAGTGTCAGTTAAACCTGTTTCACGGCAGCAATTTTTACTGAGGTAACAGATATAAAAAGCGATTCAATGTGAATTGTGGTCTAATCACCATAGCGACCAACGGAACTGTCCAATTGTTGGGGACAGTACAGTGGTTTCTAAGATAAGACCGAAAACCTAGTGTTTTATGcagatgttttttaaaaaaaataaataaatgcaatcattaaaaataagtcACTGATAAAATCTCACTTTCATAAAAAATCTGCAATTCAAGAACTTatacataattgtattttttctccccttttcaTCACCTAATAAAATGATGCGGCAGATGATGAGTTTGCTTTTCATGACACACATGGGATGTATACATTAGCATTCCATACTTTACATAAAGCCATATACAGTGCCGCTTAAAATGCATCATTTTCTCGTTTTGCCTGCAAAATAACTGGTTATTATGGCCTTTTACCGGATATATTGCAAGATATTAATTCCAGGCCAATTAAAAATCGTCTGATCCCTGAACTAAATGTTACAGagatcatcatcattattattaatctacCTAATATGAGGTTTCAGAATATCGAGCACACGTCACCTTGGACAGCACTGGTCTTGGATAGGAATATCCGTTCGCTTACCTCCTCTTGAATGTATTGAAGCAGAAACGGGGAGGCTCTGAGGTTGTCCACAGGGATATTAAAGAAACCCTGGATCTCCTTTTGGTGCAGGTCCATGGTGATGATATGTGTGAGCCCTGTGAAGACAGACATTAACAACAGGGCAAAAAACGTTAAACGTAACCCAGGCAATATACTGTTTATAACGCAAGCAGTGACTCATATTCCCAAGCCTTTTCCATAGATACGCGGTGGGCTTCCTCTGGAAAAAGAAGAACAGGTAGCCAACCTTTTTTACTAGCATTCTACAACGCAGGCAGGGCTTGTATATTAAATGTAAGGCATATACTACATGGGATCAATACAGCTGGCacaaaaagttgaaaaaaatattatttatttgaataaaataaatgctcCGGTAAGTGATGTCGGGGCACATAGGCAGCCGGTTAAAGGTTAGTAGGAACTTAGATCTGGAAGCTGAAGCAGCAGCATGGCTTCTCACATCAGTGTTATTTAATGATGaataaaacattgcattttgGCTAGGAAGGATTTCATTATTTAACCACAGTGGCCAGTCTGGCACTGGTACGTACGTACGTATGTAcgtatgaatgaatgaacgaatgaatgaatgtattgtacgaaatacaaatacacacttaAAATGATAACAGATCCTCTTTAAAGGCAAATTCCAGCCATAATTTACACTTAAAATTTAAACAAATCATATACAGTGATGTGGTGCATCATGGGAGGATTCTGCACAATacgtatttgccccttttcccatCCCCCGGCCATTTGCCgtacaggagatgtgttcggctgaATATACCTCCTAACACGTGATACTTACAGCCAGACAGCTCCAGGGCTGGCTTGACGAATGTCGCagggggtctaacaagaccaCCCCATGCTTACGCGCAAAAATAATCGGACCATGGAGGCCGtgaggagctgcagcttcttcctaaggtaagtacttttatttttcatgtctcAAAGAATGCGTACTAAAATACTTCAAAGcgcattcttttttttggcaCGTCTGCAGGGATTTAATAGTCCCTTTAAACCGGCCAAAATACTATAAAACTTTTTAACGTTATAAATATCAAGGGATTGCACACAATGAatcacaggtgtataaaaatatttataataattataataattaatatttatttaggaaattTCATATGCCATAATCCCTGAGCGCAGTGTGCCCAACCGAAATTAAAAGCATCTGATATGATTAGAAATCAAGTGGCAAACTGACCTGCGTTGGAGAGCATGGAAGCCAGTAATTTGCATACAATGGAGCCCCTCTTGCGCATCTTGCACTGTTTGCTGTACGGGAAATAGGGAATGACTCCAATAATGTTCCTTGAACAGGACGTCTTCAGGGCATACGCCATGATCAGAAGCTCCATCACAGCTGTGTTCACATCCCTGTGGGACAAAAAAggttattaaaaatatgaaatattcgCCTGCAAGATCAACTGATCACTTAAGCTATAGAtatctctcatatatatatatatattatacacacgaTACACTTGTATAGCATCACCCTTTTACTCCTTAAAACTTCAGAACGGTGTCTTTCTCCAATAATTCAGAATCTCAAGTTTTCACTTGCCACTTACAGCTACTCCTATGCAGACTACATGGGACGAATAGTTCATTTCCACCAAATTCTATGAATACCAAAGCAGAAAGGTATAATCGGCCCTGGTGAGCGCGAGGAAAGGTAGGCGAGAGTAGCGACAGGGGGAGTCAGGCCAGGACGGCTATAGGTCACATCGGACAAATGCCAGTCCAGCCCGACTCCAAGGGTCCCAAACTGTTTCCGTATTTCCGTTGAGGGTGACCACCTGGGAAGGACTTCTCTACCACCAGGATGGTCTGAGCCCCCCGTGCAGTAACAGGACACCAGTCGCTAGTGGGGAAGCGTCAATCAAGGTTCGAGGAACGGCACAAAGAGGGAACTTGGGAGTTTTATAATTACaaatgtgtgtgagagagactgagtAACCTttaagaaatacaaaatgttttcctGCAGGTAAAACGCTCAATAGCAACCACAGCCCTTCTGCAGTATTTTCCATTCCTTCGTCTGTATCTGCGCTGtaccataaataaaacatttcacgcGACCTTCTGAACTACGCACACGTTTCCAATTCAGAGGAACAAGCTAGTTCTTCGTCGGAAGAGTCTGCTTAGTCGTCTGAGAAACACAAGCTTGCAAAACCCCCTAAAGGGACGCATCGAACCACGTGAGCGCAACGTGCTCCATACTCGTCAACACCAAAAGAGTCTggttacaaaaacaaacatttatattatacttGTTTTAACACTCAAGAAGTAACAATGAATCTAGCTTTATGTTATAGAGGTAAGGTTTGCAGAGTATATTGCTGAAAACCCCCATCTACTTACCTGGGGATGCCGACTTCTGCTCGTCGACGGCCGAGGTCTTCAGTGCACTAGATGGTCTCCAACCGTACAGGAGCCAGCTGTGTCCAAAAAGCACACTCAGCTCCACAATGCTAAAGCCCCTTTTATTACAATCTCAGTTTGGACTAAAGCTGCTTCAGCTGCCATCCCAATAAGCACACAAATTCAcaatatcaatattttaaaacctGGCTATTTTCTATGGACTCCAATGCGTTGTACTGCATGTATTCTTGGGTTATTGGAGCCGGAAACGTTGTCTCATTTAGGTTCTCCCCGGTTccctctactgaaaccagggAGAATGCTATGGAAACTCCCAATGAAGTCACTGAAGCAGCAGCCCATCACATATATCCTAGCAAAGCATCCGTGTTCAGATAGCATGCATGTGATTAAAACATACCGTTTTTAATGGCAGCTCAGCTTCCATTCACCAGAATgagagttctactgagcatgtgcaggaagcatacAGCAGTATGCTCCTTCCTTTCAGAAGACAGCCAGGAGgcggagttaaatgagacagaagaacGCCAATCACCAGAGCGcccacaattatttttttctgcccgTTTAAACAtacttcattttaaaaaaagccataaaaacCACTGAAGGCTTTTCTTAACCTCCCATCGGgtgtaaatgcatttaaaaaacataaaaacaatttatGAATGGCAAGTAAATTTTTGCTACAGTCTTAAAAAGATAAGCAATAAAACAAGCAAATAGGTCATTGATTGAGATGGCAGCATGGAATAAACATATGAACTCCTTGAGTGACATGGGAATGAGGAAGACTGTAGTCTTAACGAGACAGGGGAATGTTAATATGCCTGTAATGTTTCCACAAACACCGTAGAGGACAGGCCAAGAGTTTTATAGAagatagagagagaggagatgtttCTCACTGTCCACTCCTTGCTAGGTAATCGCTTACCTTATCCAGCAACAGAACGCCCCATACTCTGTCTCTACGTAGAAAGCATTTACCCTTTCCAAAAGCATTAGTGACCTTGACGGTCAATTAAGCAGTCTGCGTGTGCTGTAAGGATAATAATGTCAGATCTAATCCCCAGTCAAAGACAGCTGTGCATAGCAGAGGAATGAGGCTACAGCTAGGCTTCTTATCTATACATCCCAtgctattttttcttcatacaAATGTTGGGAGGATGAAGAAGTCCGTAGATGTAGTCGCggataaaataattaatggaaATTTCCCTCGCATATGGCCTTGTATGCTGGTTATTTTTGAATTGAATATTTAAGGGATTTAGACACAGTGTTAGGTTGCCATATCAGCTGTTTTTCTTCCAGAACACATAGGGCAGGCCCCACCATACAGGCGAACTAGGCAATCGCCTACCGCATCAATAAGTACCACTGCTAGATGCCTGCATGGAGCTGAGCCAGATGGGGAGACCTAAGATTGTCCTGCATCATAGAGAGTGTAAAAGGAGGTCTAACACACATCTTCACAACAGAGAACcatatatgatgtcacattccagcgctcagcatacCCAGCTTACACCCTGGCTTGTGAGCAAAGGTGCTGTATAGATGGTGGTccacaacattaaaaaaatagatatgcccttaaaaaaaattagctgATATGGCAGCCCTAAGTTGAAACTATGTGATAACGCTTGGATTGCTAAAATAACCAGTACAACTTCGAGTCCACACCATCAGAGGTGCATCATCCAACGTCAACACAAAGAAGCAGGTAACTCACCTTGGGATAGTTTGTATTATGAAAATATCCTGGCCTCGAACAGACTCCTGGATTTCCACTCTGGTTTCTAATAACAAAAATGGATATTACCATATTAGCCCGATAGAAAATTGAGTTTCGGGTCAAGTTGGTACCTTTTAATGGGCCATCATAGAAAAACATGTGATGTTatataagcttttgggacctcagaggtcctttCTTCATCTGTTTCcaccaataaaaggtatcaacttcaaccaATGACTCCTCTCTGACTTCTACAAACACAGATCCACGCTGACGAGTGGGAAACAAATGGAATaatctataaatgtattttttagttCAAAGGGAATCAGTCTGTACAGAAAGTACTTTTATCTTACCTCCATTGGTTTCCTGGTAAACAACTGCTTTGCCCAATTCTACTCCCAACCTCCTAAGAGCggatagaaaataatatattatctgtgacagcagataaaaactCCACCAAGACTGTCTTCTGTCTGTTACAGGTCAACTCTTCCAACTTTAGTATTCTACATCACAAAAAGCTGTCAAAGTTTATCTACGGCAGTATAAGGAAAAATGACTTTGCTTGTTAGAGACATAAAGCAACTTGGTGCTGCTCCTCGTTAAAGCAAAGTGTGTCTCTGACACGCTTCTGCTCCGTATAACCTACATCCAGAAAATAGCAGAACTCATTGTGTAACGACATCCCTTCTATCTCAACCAAATCTGGATTTTCCTACCTCTTCCCCGAATTCctcaaactttgaaaaaagtatgcCTGTATTAAAGGTCAACAAGTTTATAAAGTCTGGTTGACAATCACAGGAGATGTAGTTTAACAATTTGGTACTTTTGGATCCGAAGATGCAGACATCGACGTTTCCATCAGTTTGTCCCTCCTGCCACAGTAGCTTAACCTGTGGAGAAGACCATCTTGGACACTGGATCACGACCTATTGCCTGGGCTTGGCCTTGTATCGTTTTATACCACTATACTTCTTGATGTATAGAAGTAAAACTCAATGgtcttaattaaaataaaaagtattataacTACTTCAGGAGAGACCACAGGTAGATCTTCACAAAGACCTTTATAATTCTTTGTTACATATTTCCTATCACCAACACCCAACGCACGCAGGGTCTTCACATACAACATGCTTCTTTTTTGCTCCTCTGTCGTGACTAAAATTCTAGTGTAAAGGAACGGTCATTTTTTGTACATAACTGCTTGTACAAAACTTATCTGTCGGccagaaaatgtttgttttaccaATTCCTATGGAAAAAGGTCCACCCTCCCAATTCCATTTCTTACTCTGTGATTTTCTTAGCCAGTTCCACACAGGCTGCACTGGAGTTGGCCGAGAAGACTCTGTAACCACTTCCGGCTGAATTCATAGTGTTGACACCATTAAGCCACTTTGGGGGCCGGGAGTAAGAGAAAACAGACTTGTGAGGCGTTAGCATCCTTCTTGGCATGATGAGGACCCCTGAAATACACTAATACAGCTCCCTCATCAGCACACACAAAAACCATCAGTAAATTCACAGGAGCAGATCATCTAATACattggaaaagaaaacaaaagtagtGAGAGACACAAATGCCTGCGACAAAAATGTAAGGATTGGTACAGAACGAGGACTACAAGCCTACAGAAGGAGGACCAATGTGACCAACACAAGATTTTCAGACACTTTGAAATGTAATTCCATGGCGCTCATATATTCTGAAAGAAATCTTGGCCAACTACACTTTTGAAGTGGACTTCCTCATACCCCGTGCCATAGGTGCCTTCAACTTATATAGAGATGTGCTAGATTTAGGAGTAGTAGTGATTAAACATGGGTACAATCATAGAGAGATACGAAAAAAAGGAGCTTGACAGCAGTAGAGTGAGAGAGGCTGAAACCTATAACTATATAGCTAGCTGGATCTATATGGAAGTTTCCCATCCTGTATAATGCCCACACTGGTATAAACACCACCACTATAAACCAGTTTTGCTTGAAGACTTCCAGCACCACCGTCTGGACTTTCTACAAAAAAAGCTACAGGGATGACAAGAAATTTTCCCAGGGACTGCCCACAGCCAAATACAGCAACATCTTAAGGGGTTGTAtgaaaaacaatacaatgaGGGTTCCATAGTGAGACAAAAACTTCAACAAAATGGGAGGGCAGATGGCAAAGAAACTCCAACAACAACAAGGGAAACAGTAAAGgcaagaaaaacaacatgggagCCTCATCTCAGACCGAGAATGGACAGTGCTGAAACAGCCGGCCCTATAGAAGAAGATACTCGGAAGGGGCatcgctgtttttttttgcgggCTTCCCATGCATTTTGGGTGGGACAGTCTGATATGCTAATAGAGAGAGAGGTCTGCTCTGTAATGGTGCAAGTGAGCAAACAATACGGCGATGCCCCTCCGGAGTAGGTACCCTTCTAtagggcaggctgtttcagcGCTGTCCTTCCTCGGTCTGAGATGTGGTTCCCATGTTGTTTTACTAGCCTACTTTTCACAAGGGCCACAACCAGGGGTGGGAATGGTTTGGAAAGAGGCCTCGGCGAGAAGCCACAAGAAGGGGAGGAGCGGCATAGAGAAGCCACGAGAAGGGGAGGAGCAGCATAGAGAGGCCACAAGAAGGGAAGGAGCGGCATAGAGAAGCCACAAGAATAGGAGGAATGGCATAGAGAAGTCACAAGAAAGGAAGGAGCGGCATAGAAAGGCCACCACAAGGGGGGAGGGGCATAGAAAGGCCACCACAAGGGGGGGGAGCGGCATAGAGAGGCCACCACAAGGGGGGGGAGCGGCATAGAGAGGCCACCACAAGGGGGGGCAGCATAGAGAGGCCACCACAAGGGGGGGGCAGCATAGAGAGGCCACCacaaggggggggcggcatagAGAGGCCACCACAAGGGGGGGCGGCATAGAGAGGCCACCACAAGGGGGGGAGCGGCATAGAGAGGCCACCACAAGGGGGGGGAGCGGCATAGAGAGGCCAccacaagggggggggcatagaGAGGCCACCACAAGGGAGTGGTGGCTTAGTGAGGCGACCACAAGGGGGTGGTGGCTTAGTGAGGCCACCACAAGGGGGTGGTGGCTTAGGGAGGCCACCACAAAGCGGGGTGGCATAGGGAGGCCACCACAAAGGGGGAGTGGCATAGGGAGGCTCCAAAAGAAGGGGGAGTGACATAGAGGCCACCAACAGGGGGCGTGGTTTAGAAGGGGGAGTGACATAGAGAGGCCACAAAAAAGGGGGGGTTAGATAGATCACAACAAGGATACTTATAATTAAACGCCAATACGGAATGGTAAATATTATAATACCGAAAGATAAAGACAGGCGAGAAAAACAGACAGGAATCATGGAGTCAATGAGCGGACGCAGACAGGGATCGAGAGCTGGATAACAACGTGAAGAGCAGAGCTCCGGGCAGACAGAGAGATTAGAAAGCGCATTCGACAGAAGACAAAGCGGTGGAAGAGAAAGCGGGGATTCGCTGCGTACATACACGAGTACGTTCCGGGAGCCTGCGGTGTTTTCTTCTGAGGATCGAGCCCTTCAAACTTCTCTCGACCCCGTAGTGCGCGGTCACGCTATGGGTTGCGCGCGTGACTCAGCTGCTGCGCATGCGAAGATTGCAAGTCGCCATCTTTGGTGTGGGCATCCTGGAATTTGGCAAAGGCTTTAGTATACTTTATGAGGGTAATACGTTTCATAGACCTCGCGCTcactggataaatataaaagtCACCCAGTCCCTTTACTCTGTCTCTCTGGTGTCCCTTGCACATTGCAGATGATTACAACGTCTGTACCTCCTGACTAGTTACGATTTGTAAATGTAGTTTCTGCCATTAGGGAGTCGCTACAATAGGTTCTTTGTAATAATGGAGTATTAAAGGGTTCGATATGTTACTGgttatgtaaattaatatttattgttttatatagcaccatcagatgccacagcgctgtacaaagggtaatgCAATAAACACAAACTCATAATTACTGCATTGTGCATTACCTCTTTATTGGACTGACATTTAATGTCAAATTAACAGTAATGCCtaattttattctcttttttgcGTCACCAATGCCCAGGTTTCTAACAGAAACAGAGTTTGCCGGCAGACGGCTGGgcacatctagtctgtccatgaGAGAAGAGTTCCTCCTTGAAGCCCCATTAGTTTATATCTTATTGGCAGCGCCTCCGGgtgtaaagggacactccagccatcatataatACACTCGCGCAtgttggggggattctgcagccCCCAACGCACATGTGCATACCTGACAAcagctacctggagccctcCCTTTTCCGGATTCTGGTGGGCGCCTCGCACGCTAACGCCACACAAGTCTCCGCATTGATGTTAATGGGACCCAGTGACTGGCTCcttgaagctgtcaatcagcaAAAGAATCAGATCGTGAAGGAAGAATGTCCTTCTGTGTCAGAGAATTGCtttcgttttttttgttaggaatgcatattaaagtacttacagtcataatgcgtGGTCAAGCCACATTAAACTGCATCTGCCTGCCCCGTAAACACCCACTTTTACCCCTATGAGATCAACACAACAGGTGCTCATCCACCCCGTAAGTGGCTTCCACCCATCCTAGCCTATTCTAGCCTTCCTCGCAGCTGGTTTCGTGCTTGACTCTTTTTTATAAACACAAATGCGCTCCGCAACAAGCAATTATCCTTTTATCCGCCCTACAGCCGCCTAACAGTCAGAAAGTAAGAACGGTAAAGAAAGGGGATTATTTAGGCAGCTGAACAAACAGTGCCGGCATATCCGAGTTACATCTATATTTGtgaattatatactgtatttctaACATTTTGATCAGCATTGCGGTTGGCCTGATACAGGTAGGCTGAAAGCCTTAAAAGCtatgtttaaaaatgatattacaATGTGCCGTGGCGTGCCACAATAAATGCAATTCTAAGAGTTGTAGGATAGAGTCGTATCATAACGAccaccaaatgtattttttagttaaGCGTTAGCTTTTGAATGCATTCAATCAGTTTTATCTGGGCCAATCTGTAGTGAGGGGCACACATTGTTCCTGCTTGCCTTCTAGTAATACTTGAGGCAGGGTCAGATTCATGTAACGGGTCTTGGTGTAACAAACGGGCACATTAACCTTCGCTCATAAAGTTGGTCACACTTGTGGACCATCAGCTTCTGCACTATTCCATCCATGCTTTCAAAACCTGTTGTCCATCATTGACTTTGTCAGCTTGTaggccacaccaatatggcagcCAGTACTCCTTGGTCTTCAATTGTTCTACATCCTAAGATCCTATCCCTCTTATTATCTATTTGCCAGCCTCCTGTTTATTTGTGGCCCCTTAGCAGCATCACAAATATCTGTTGGCTTACATGGTCTTGCCCTAGATCTTGCTAACCTTAGATATTAATTATCCTTTTCACTTAATTCCCAATTAGAACCTGCAGTTGGCAACCCCTTCCTCCAACTTCCATTCAGATtctatgtattgtttatttaaccCTGGAAACAGAAGATCTCGTGAGGGCCAACGCCAAACCATACTAACGCTCATATCCTACTACTACCATATCAATAAGGTCCATcttaaacacataccaatcttcACAGCtgatatattttactaaaacgGTAATACTTGGTCCATGCTAGCACCAGAACGACGGGGAATTGAGCCCACAGTTAGAATGACCATGCTAGCAgctaacaaaaaagaaaacactttcCAACTACAAGGGTTAGAACCCAGATAACTGAATTGTAAaattgattataagatgagagGTGGCTGAATACGAAATTGCTAATGTCCAAAAATGTCCAGGAAGAACCATTTATGGCTCACCTTGGAGCTACTGAAAACAAATGTCACatgacattataaataaaagttgttattattatcattaatgaCGATgtatctgccttttttttttagaaacgtGACATGTAGTATGATGTCAGCAAGCGGAAACTTCTATTTCTGCCCACTTCTTTGGTGATCAATTCAGAGGGTTTACAATGGAAACAGGTGAAAGAGGTCTTCTTTTCACagaaaatcccacagaaaatgcattttgcttAGCTCTTTAAATCAGTTATGACCCCGAAACAGAATcccaaaataaacaaactaCAGAAAGTGACATGTGGTCTCGGGTTACAGGGAAGCAGACGATGAGTGTCAGGAAAACACATGTCGCTGGAGTGTCAAGTAGGTAAGGTCTAATGTGACCGCTGACGCCACACAAGCACCACATCGCCAGAGGAACTCACAATCGTACCTCATACACAGGGAAGACTTATTTACAAAGGTTTGTGAGTGAGAAGCAGCCTCATGAAGCTCCAGAAGTACTCCCTTTGAAGCTACTTCTTCctggtaaaaacattttataaataaattaataaatacatttcggGGAGGAAGAACCCAGGCTTCTTCTTCCTTCCAGAGCCAGCAGTGGATGTCCAAAGACTTGCGT from Spea bombifrons isolate aSpeBom1 chromosome 13, aSpeBom1.2.pri, whole genome shotgun sequence encodes:
- the PRPSAP1 gene encoding phosphoribosyl pyrophosphate synthase-associated protein 1 isoform X1; this translates as MPRRMLTPHKSVFSYSRPPKWLNGVNTMNSAGSGYRVFSANSSAACVELAKKITERLGVELGKAVVYQETNGETRVEIQESVRGQDIFIIQTIPRDVNTAVMELLIMAYALKTSCSRNIIGVIPYFPYSKQCKMRKRGSIVCKLLASMLSNAGLTHIITMDLHQKEIQGFFNIPVDNLRASPFLLQYIQEEIQDYRNAVIVAKSPDAAKRAQSYAERLRLGLAVIHGEPQCSEHDMADGRNSPPTVKNTTVHPGLGFPCKRQHPFPGLELPMMIAKEKPPISVVGDVGGRIAIIVDDIIDEVESFVAAAEILKERGAYKIFVMATHGILSADAPSLLEDSSIDEVVVTNTVPHEVQKLQCAKIRTVDISLILSEAIRRIHNGESMSYLFRNITMDD
- the PRPSAP1 gene encoding phosphoribosyl pyrophosphate synthase-associated protein 1 isoform X2, with the protein product MPRRMLTPHKSVFSYSRPPKWLNGVNTMNSAGSGYRVFSANSSAACVELAKKITERLGVELGKAVVYQETNGETRVEIQESVRGQDIFIIQTIPRDVNTAVMELLIMAYALKTSCSRNIIGVIPYFPYSKQCKMRKRGSIVCKLLASMLSNAGLTHIITMDLHQKEIQGFFNIPVDNLRASPFLLQYIQEEIQDYRNAVIVAKSPDAAKRAQSYAERLRLGLAVIHGEPQCSEHDMADGRNSPPTVKNTTVHPGLGFPLMIAKEKPPISVVGDVGGRIAIIVDDIIDEVESFVAAAEILKERGAYKIFVMATHGILSADAPSLLEDSSIDEVVVTNTVPHEVQKLQCAKIRTVDISLILSEAIRRIHNGESMSYLFRNITMDD